The Streptomyces sp. NBC_01244 genome contains a region encoding:
- a CDS encoding glycosyltransferase family 2 protein codes for MSTEPSEPSEPFEPSEFSEHPELPVPSELPTTLSVVVPMYNEEDALPALVGRLRPALDAMAVRYEVVAVDDGSKDRTAELLTEFQTKWPELRVVRLRGNSGHQAALTAGLHSASGAYVASIDADLQDPPEKIPEMLDLARADGLDIVYGVRADRSTDTGFKRHTAGAYYWLMRRLVGKQVPAQAGDFRLLSRAAVDAVKAMPDQHQVYRLLVPWLGFPSGQVTYQREERVAGETKYPLSKMLRLGVDSVINFSAAPLRLATWLGVASFFGCLLMVGATLAIYLKGETVPGWTSLFIVMLFLGGVQLICVGLLGEYIGRIYTAVQRRPTFFVGYDSHAAAAAAPDTERQAD; via the coding sequence ATGTCGACTGAGCCCTCTGAGCCCTCTGAGCCGTTTGAGCCTTCCGAGTTCTCCGAGCACCCCGAGCTCCCCGTGCCCTCCGAGCTCCCCACGACCCTCTCGGTGGTCGTGCCGATGTACAACGAGGAGGACGCGCTGCCGGCCCTGGTCGGCAGGCTGCGCCCGGCGCTCGACGCCATGGCCGTCCGCTACGAGGTCGTCGCCGTCGACGACGGCAGCAAGGACCGCACCGCGGAACTGCTCACCGAGTTCCAGACCAAATGGCCCGAGCTGCGGGTCGTGCGGCTGCGCGGGAACTCCGGCCACCAGGCCGCCCTGACCGCGGGCCTGCACAGTGCCTCGGGCGCGTACGTGGCCAGCATCGACGCGGACCTCCAGGACCCGCCGGAGAAGATCCCGGAGATGCTCGACCTGGCCCGCGCGGACGGTCTCGACATCGTCTACGGGGTCCGGGCCGACCGGAGCACCGACACGGGGTTCAAGCGGCACACGGCCGGTGCCTACTACTGGCTGATGCGCCGCCTGGTCGGCAAGCAGGTGCCCGCGCAGGCGGGCGACTTCCGGCTGCTGAGCCGCGCGGCGGTCGACGCGGTCAAGGCCATGCCCGACCAGCACCAGGTGTACCGCCTGCTCGTGCCCTGGCTCGGATTCCCCAGCGGCCAGGTCACCTACCAGCGCGAGGAGCGGGTGGCGGGCGAGACCAAGTACCCGCTGAGCAAGATGCTCCGGCTCGGCGTCGACAGCGTCATCAACTTCTCCGCCGCTCCGCTGCGCCTCGCGACCTGGCTGGGCGTGGCCAGCTTCTTCGGCTGCCTGCTGATGGTGGGCGCCACCCTGGCGATCTACCTGAAGGGCGAGACCGTCCCCGGCTGGACCTCGCTGTTCATCGTGATGCTGTTCCTCGGCGGGGTGCAGCTGATCTGCGTCGGCCTGCTCGGCGAGTACATCGGCCGCATCTACACGGCGGTGCAGCGCCGGCCCACCTTCTTCGTCGGATACGACTCGCACGCCGCCGCCGCGGCGGCGCCGGACACGGAACGCCAAGCGGACTGA
- a CDS encoding APC family permease, translating into MKRTLGVFDAVVVGLGAMIGAGIFAALAPAARAAGGALLTALALAALVAYCNAHSSARLAARYPSSGGTYVYGRERLGPFWGYLAGWGFVVGKTASCAAMALTVGAYAWPGQQHAVAVAAVVALTAASYGGVQKSARIARVIVAVVLAVLAGVVVACLSSGVADAGRLGGADWAAAGLLQGAGLLFFAFAGYARITTLGEEVRDPERTIPRAVPLALGIALLVYAAVSVAALSVLGADGLGRSAAPLADAVRAAGWPGLTPVVRVGAALAALGSLLALVLGVSRTTLAMARDGHLPRALAAVHPRHQVPHHAELAVGAVVAVLAATTDLRGAIGFSSFGVLAYYAIANASAWTLDSGVKDRAVAAVGLSGCVVLACALPAASAVTGASVLALGALVYGVRRRLTRGL; encoded by the coding sequence ATGAAGCGCACCCTCGGCGTCTTCGACGCGGTCGTCGTCGGGCTCGGCGCGATGATCGGCGCGGGGATCTTCGCCGCGCTGGCCCCGGCGGCGCGCGCGGCCGGCGGGGCGCTCCTCACGGCGCTCGCGCTCGCGGCCCTGGTGGCGTATTGCAACGCGCACTCCTCGGCGCGGCTGGCCGCCCGCTATCCCTCCTCGGGCGGCACCTACGTGTACGGGCGCGAACGCCTCGGGCCCTTCTGGGGATATCTGGCCGGCTGGGGCTTCGTCGTCGGCAAGACGGCCTCCTGCGCGGCGATGGCCCTCACCGTCGGGGCGTACGCATGGCCCGGGCAGCAGCACGCGGTGGCCGTGGCCGCGGTGGTGGCCCTGACCGCGGCGAGCTACGGCGGGGTGCAGAAGTCCGCCCGGATCGCCCGGGTGATCGTGGCGGTGGTGCTGGCCGTCCTGGCCGGGGTCGTCGTGGCGTGCCTGTCCTCCGGCGTGGCCGACGCCGGCCGTCTCGGCGGCGCGGACTGGGCAGCCGCCGGGCTGCTCCAGGGCGCCGGGCTGCTGTTCTTCGCCTTCGCGGGCTACGCCCGGATCACCACCCTGGGCGAGGAGGTGCGTGACCCGGAGCGCACGATCCCGCGGGCGGTGCCCCTCGCTCTGGGGATCGCCCTGCTCGTCTACGCCGCGGTCTCGGTGGCGGCGCTGTCGGTGCTCGGCGCCGACGGGCTGGGGCGGTCGGCGGCTCCGCTGGCCGATGCCGTGCGCGCGGCCGGCTGGCCCGGGCTGACTCCCGTCGTCCGGGTGGGCGCGGCCCTGGCGGCGCTGGGCTCGCTGCTGGCGCTCGTGCTCGGGGTGTCGCGGACCACCCTGGCGATGGCCCGGGACGGCCATCTGCCGCGCGCGCTGGCCGCCGTACATCCCCGGCATCAGGTGCCGCACCACGCCGAGCTGGCGGTGGGCGCGGTGGTGGCGGTGCTCGCGGCCACCACCGATCTGCGGGGCGCGATCGGTTTCTCCTCCTTCGGCGTGCTCGCCTATTACGCGATCGCGAACGCCTCCGCGTGGACTCTCGATTCAGGTGTCAAGGACCGGGCCGTGGCAGCGGTGGGACTGTCCGGCTGCGTGGTGCTGGCCTGCGCGCTGCCCGCCGCGTCGGCGGTCACGGGGGCCTCGGTGCTGGCGCTGGGCGCACTGGTCTACGGCGTGCGCCGGCGGCTCACACGCGGGCTCTGA
- a CDS encoding SulP family inorganic anion transporter, with protein MPGAGTLREDFGASVVVALVALPLCVGVAVASGVPAELGILTGVVGGLVTGWFRGSSLQVSGPAAGLTVLVYEAVRTYGLPALGVLVLAAGLVQLGMGALRLGRWFRAISVAVVHGMLAGIGLVLIAGQLYALAGVEAPARTLEKLAGALELGGHADWTAVALGAGTVAVLVAWRRMPDRLRLVPGALVGVAAATAAAVLLRLPVERVRVTGVLSAVTPPDWEDFGVLASAGAVGTVVALALIASAETLFSAAAVDRMHDGDRTDYDRELVAQGVGNTLCGLLGALPMTAVIVRSAANVEAGARTRASRILHGGWLLLFAVAVPGLLESVPLAALAGVLLHAGWKLLPVRAVAALWRSHRGEAVVLVATASAIVATNLFEGVLAGLGLAVAKAAWETSHVHIEPVWEGDELHVRILGNASFLRLPKLLDELDALPRGGAVRLDLSGLRHLDHACLTALDGWERGRTPVPGREGVI; from the coding sequence ATGCCTGGGGCCGGCACGTTACGTGAAGACTTCGGGGCGTCCGTGGTGGTCGCCCTGGTCGCGCTACCGCTCTGTGTCGGAGTGGCCGTCGCCTCCGGGGTGCCGGCCGAGCTCGGGATCCTCACCGGGGTGGTGGGCGGGCTGGTCACCGGCTGGTTCCGCGGCAGTTCCCTCCAGGTGAGCGGCCCGGCCGCCGGACTCACCGTGCTCGTCTACGAGGCCGTACGGACCTACGGGCTGCCCGCGCTCGGCGTACTCGTCCTGGCCGCCGGCCTGGTGCAGCTGGGCATGGGCGCGCTGCGGCTCGGGCGGTGGTTCCGGGCGATCTCCGTGGCCGTCGTCCACGGGATGCTGGCCGGCATCGGGCTCGTGCTGATCGCCGGTCAGCTGTACGCCCTGGCCGGTGTGGAGGCCCCGGCGCGGACCCTGGAGAAACTGGCCGGAGCCCTGGAGCTCGGCGGGCACGCCGACTGGACCGCCGTGGCACTCGGGGCCGGGACCGTCGCGGTCCTGGTGGCCTGGCGGCGGATGCCCGACCGGCTGCGGCTCGTGCCGGGGGCGCTCGTCGGGGTCGCCGCCGCAACCGCCGCAGCCGTTTTGCTGCGGCTACCCGTGGAGCGGGTCCGGGTCACGGGCGTCCTGTCGGCCGTGACCCCGCCCGACTGGGAGGACTTCGGAGTGCTGGCCTCCGCGGGGGCCGTCGGGACCGTGGTCGCGCTCGCCCTGATCGCCTCCGCCGAGACGCTGTTCAGTGCCGCGGCCGTGGACCGCATGCACGACGGGGACCGGACCGACTACGACCGCGAACTGGTCGCCCAGGGCGTCGGGAACACCCTCTGCGGGCTGCTCGGGGCCCTGCCGATGACCGCCGTCATCGTCCGCAGCGCCGCCAACGTCGAGGCCGGCGCCCGCACTCGGGCCTCCCGGATCCTGCACGGAGGCTGGCTCCTGCTGTTCGCCGTGGCCGTCCCCGGACTGCTGGAGTCCGTCCCGCTCGCCGCGCTGGCCGGGGTGCTGCTGCACGCCGGCTGGAAGCTGCTGCCGGTGCGGGCGGTGGCCGCCCTGTGGCGGTCGCACCGGGGCGAGGCGGTCGTCCTGGTGGCGACGGCCTCGGCGATCGTGGCCACGAACCTCTTCGAGGGGGTGCTCGCCGGCCTGGGACTCGCCGTCGCCAAGGCGGCCTGGGAAACCTCCCACGTCCACATCGAGCCGGTGTGGGAGGGCGACGAACTCCACGTCCGGATCCTGGGGAACGCAAGCTTCCTGCGGCTGCCCAAGCTCCTCGACGAACTGGACGCGCTGCCCCGCGGCGGCGCCGTCCGCCTCGACCTGAGCGGGCTGCGCCACCTCGACCACGCCTGTCTGACCGCGCTGGACGGATGGGAGCGCGGCCGCACGCCCGTCCCCGGCAGGGAAGGCGTCATTTAG
- a CDS encoding YajQ family cyclic di-GMP-binding protein → MADSSFDIVSKVERQEVDNALNQSAKELSQRYDFKGTGATIAWSGEKILMEANSEERVKAVLDVFETKLVKRGISLKALDAGEPQLSGKEYKIFATIEEGISQENAKKVAKIIRDEGPKGVKAQVQGEELRVSSKSRDDLQEVQALLKGKDLDFAIQYVNYR, encoded by the coding sequence ATGGCCGACTCCAGTTTCGACATCGTCTCGAAGGTCGAGCGGCAGGAGGTCGACAACGCCCTCAACCAGTCCGCCAAGGAGCTCTCGCAGCGCTACGACTTCAAGGGCACCGGCGCCACGATCGCCTGGTCCGGCGAGAAGATCCTGATGGAGGCGAACTCCGAGGAGCGCGTCAAGGCCGTCCTGGACGTCTTCGAGACCAAGCTGGTCAAGCGCGGGATCTCCCTCAAGGCGCTCGACGCCGGTGAGCCGCAGCTGTCCGGCAAGGAGTACAAGATCTTCGCCACGATCGAAGAGGGCATCTCCCAGGAGAACGCCAAGAAGGTCGCGAAGATCATCCGCGACGAGGGCCCCAAGGGCGTCAAGGCCCAGGTCCAGGGCGAGGAGCTGCGCGTCAGCTCCAAGAGCCGCGACGACCTCCAGGAAGTCCAGGCCCTCCTCAAGGGCAAGGACCTGGACTTCGCGATCCAGTACGTGAACTACCGCTGA
- a CDS encoding DUF3574 domain-containing protein, whose amino-acid sequence MKWTSDARGKVGGGVLLALLGAGIPALVGAALHSDVGHPYQETRLYFGTERPDGRPPVGEREFMGFLEREITPAFPEGLTLQDGRGQWQRDGKIIRETSYEVVLLYPEKEAGERGERIERIREAYEKQFEQDSVARSDDRLTADF is encoded by the coding sequence GTGAAATGGACTTCTGACGCGCGCGGAAAGGTCGGCGGCGGGGTGCTCCTCGCCCTGCTGGGAGCGGGGATCCCGGCTCTGGTCGGAGCGGCGCTGCACAGTGATGTGGGGCATCCCTACCAGGAGACCCGGCTCTACTTCGGCACCGAGCGGCCGGACGGCCGTCCACCGGTGGGGGAGCGGGAGTTCATGGGGTTCCTGGAACGGGAGATCACCCCCGCCTTCCCCGAAGGGCTGACCCTCCAGGACGGGCGCGGCCAATGGCAGCGGGACGGGAAGATCATCCGCGAGACCTCGTACGAGGTGGTGCTGCTGTACCCGGAGAAGGAGGCCGGCGAGCGCGGCGAGCGCATCGAGCGGATCCGGGAGGCGTACGAGAAGCAGTTCGAGCAGGATTCCGTCGCGCGTTCCGACGACCGGTTGACCGCCGACTTCTGA
- a CDS encoding IS701 family transposase → MMPEELAAVRCDLEDFAAEVFEPFARADQRRWGSVYLRGLLTDGGRKSVEPMAARLGEDGNRQALAHFITSSPWNPAHVRARLAWMMQTAIKPTALIIDDTGFLKDGDASACVTRQYTGTAGKVTNCQAGVSLHLAGDHASAAVDWRLFLPETWDPASPKADPVKAARRAKCGIPEGLGHVEKWQLALDMVDETRSWGLDVPLAIADGGYGDTAAFRLGLEERGLHYVVGISTTVTAQPGDALPCTPPYRGTGRKPVARYPEPARSVKNLVIEAGKQAARPVQWREGSRPGTGRSGFKRMYSRFVALRVRPAGREVRKAIDGPELPACWLLAEWPADQAEPVQFWFSNLPAETPLTTLVRLAKLRWRIEHDYREMKQALGLAHFEGRTWNGWHHHVTLVSAAHAFCTLQRLARAPKETAPA, encoded by the coding sequence GTGATGCCCGAGGAGTTGGCTGCGGTCCGGTGTGATCTGGAGGATTTCGCGGCGGAGGTGTTCGAACCGTTCGCGAGGGCGGATCAGCGTCGGTGGGGGTCGGTCTACCTGCGCGGGCTGCTGACAGATGGCGGACGCAAGTCCGTCGAGCCCATGGCCGCCCGGCTCGGGGAGGACGGGAACCGGCAGGCCCTGGCACACTTCATCACCTCCAGCCCATGGAACCCGGCCCACGTGCGGGCCCGACTCGCGTGGATGATGCAGACGGCGATCAAACCGACCGCACTGATCATCGACGACACCGGGTTCCTCAAAGACGGCGATGCCTCGGCTTGTGTGACGCGGCAATACACCGGCACCGCGGGCAAGGTCACCAACTGCCAGGCAGGGGTCTCGCTCCACCTGGCCGGCGACCATGCCTCGGCGGCGGTCGACTGGCGGCTGTTCCTCCCGGAGACCTGGGACCCCGCCTCGCCGAAGGCCGATCCCGTCAAGGCGGCCCGCCGGGCGAAGTGCGGCATCCCCGAAGGCCTGGGCCACGTCGAGAAGTGGCAGCTGGCCCTGGACATGGTCGACGAGACACGGTCGTGGGGCCTGGACGTCCCCCTCGCGATCGCCGACGGCGGATACGGGGACACCGCCGCTTTCCGTCTCGGCCTGGAGGAACGCGGGCTGCACTACGTGGTGGGCATCTCCACCACCGTGACCGCCCAGCCCGGCGACGCGCTGCCCTGCACTCCGCCCTACCGCGGCACCGGACGCAAGCCGGTGGCAAGGTATCCCGAACCGGCCCGGAGCGTGAAGAACCTCGTCATCGAGGCCGGGAAACAGGCGGCCAGACCAGTGCAATGGCGCGAGGGATCTCGTCCCGGCACGGGCCGCAGCGGCTTCAAGCGGATGTACTCGCGATTCGTTGCCCTTCGGGTCCGGCCCGCCGGCCGCGAGGTCCGCAAAGCCATCGACGGGCCGGAACTGCCCGCGTGCTGGCTGCTGGCCGAATGGCCTGCCGATCAGGCAGAGCCGGTCCAGTTCTGGTTCTCGAACCTGCCCGCGGAGACACCGCTAACCACACTCGTGCGGCTGGCGAAGCTCCGCTGGCGCATCGAGCACGACTACCGCGAGATGAAACAGGCCCTGGGACTTGCCCACTTCGAGGGCCGCACCTGGAACGGCTGGCACCACCACGTCACCCTCGTCTCCGCAGCCCACGCCTTCTGCACCCTCCAGCGACTGGCCAGAGCCCCAAAAGAAACGGCGCCGGCCTGA
- a CDS encoding SDR family oxidoreductase: MRIVIAGGHGQIALRLERLLAARGYEVAGIIRDPAQGDALREAGAEPVLCDLESASVEHVAGILQGAYAAVFAAGAGPGSGAGRKDTVDRGAAVLFADAAERARVRRFLMVSSMGADTRREGDEVFDAYLRAKGEADDHVRTRLGLEWTILRPGSLTDDEGAGLVRLEAQTGRGPVTRDDVAAVLAELVETPATAGLTLELIAGSTPVPVAVKDVAGN; encoded by the coding sequence ATGCGCATCGTCATCGCGGGTGGACACGGTCAGATCGCGCTGCGGCTGGAGCGCCTGCTCGCCGCGCGCGGGTACGAGGTCGCGGGCATCATCCGCGATCCGGCACAGGGCGACGCCCTCAGGGAGGCGGGCGCCGAACCGGTGCTGTGCGACCTGGAATCGGCGTCGGTCGAGCACGTGGCGGGCATCCTGCAGGGCGCGTACGCCGCGGTGTTCGCGGCGGGCGCGGGCCCCGGCAGCGGGGCCGGGCGCAAGGACACGGTCGACCGGGGCGCGGCGGTGCTGTTCGCGGACGCCGCCGAACGGGCCCGGGTACGCCGTTTCCTGATGGTCTCTTCGATGGGCGCGGACACCCGCCGTGAGGGTGACGAGGTCTTCGACGCCTACCTGCGGGCCAAGGGCGAGGCCGACGACCACGTCCGCACCCGTCTGGGCCTGGAGTGGACGATTCTGCGCCCGGGCTCGCTGACCGACGACGAGGGTGCGGGCCTGGTCCGCCTGGAGGCGCAGACGGGCCGCGGGCCGGTCACCCGCGACGACGTGGCGGCGGTGCTCGCCGAGCTGGTCGAGACACCGGCGACCGCGGGCCTGACCCTGGAGCTGATCGCGGGATCGACCCCGGTCCCGGTGGCGGTCAAGGACGTGGCGGGCAACTAG
- a CDS encoding amidohydrolase family protein — MSDSPPQQPSHSPRNRPGSGQGQGQGRGPEGAQGSQGPAAPESSTLLLTGARLTDGRTVDVRLGGGRIQAVGTAGSLPAAAGARVDLTGYLLLPAPAEPHSHGDTALTADSEGPVSYAPDEVQRRATEAALLQLGHGATAVRSHVRIGDVHGLGPLEAVLQARRSLRGLTDLTTVAVPRLLTGVAGADGLAMLRDAVKMGASVIGGCPDLDPDPTGFLEAVLELASEHGCPVDLHTDGDDPARLSRLAAMAGGLRPGVSIGPCGGLSRLPLDVATRAADQLAAAGVQVTCLPQGDCAALERRGLRTAPVRLLRASGVRVAAGSGALRDAGNPVGRGDPLEAAYLLASQGGLRATEAYHSVAGAAREAMGLPEVRVEAGFPAELLAVRGDRIASVLSLAYSRIVIHRGRVVARTSAVREYCDSAVAVALDLPRQGRMEPGP; from the coding sequence ATGTCCGACAGCCCGCCGCAGCAGCCGTCCCACTCCCCGCGCAACCGCCCCGGCAGCGGCCAGGGGCAAGGGCAGGGGCGCGGCCCCGAGGGCGCCCAGGGCAGCCAGGGCCCGGCGGCCCCCGAGTCCTCCACCCTGCTCCTCACCGGTGCCCGCCTCACCGACGGCCGCACCGTCGACGTCCGCCTCGGCGGTGGGCGGATCCAGGCCGTCGGGACGGCCGGCAGCCTGCCCGCCGCCGCGGGCGCCCGCGTGGACCTCACCGGCTACCTGCTGCTCCCCGCGCCCGCCGAGCCCCATTCCCACGGGGACACCGCCCTGACCGCGGACAGCGAGGGGCCCGTCTCCTACGCCCCCGACGAGGTGCAGCGCCGCGCCACCGAGGCCGCCCTGCTCCAGCTCGGGCACGGCGCCACGGCCGTCCGCTCCCACGTGCGCATCGGCGACGTGCACGGCCTCGGCCCCCTGGAGGCCGTGCTCCAGGCCCGCCGCTCCCTGCGCGGGCTCACCGATCTCACCACCGTCGCCGTACCCCGCCTGCTGACCGGGGTGGCCGGGGCCGACGGGCTCGCCATGCTGCGGGACGCCGTGAAGATGGGTGCCTCCGTCATCGGCGGCTGCCCCGACCTCGACCCCGACCCCACCGGCTTCCTCGAAGCCGTACTGGAACTCGCCTCCGAGCACGGCTGCCCCGTCGACCTGCACACCGACGGAGACGACCCCGCCCGCCTGTCCCGGCTCGCGGCGATGGCCGGCGGGCTGCGGCCCGGGGTCTCCATCGGGCCCTGCGGCGGCCTGTCCCGGCTCCCGCTGGACGTGGCGACCCGGGCCGCCGACCAGCTGGCGGCCGCCGGGGTCCAGGTGACCTGCCTCCCCCAGGGCGACTGCGCGGCCCTGGAACGGCGGGGCCTGCGCACCGCCCCCGTACGGCTGCTGCGCGCCTCCGGGGTCCGTGTCGCGGCCGGCAGCGGGGCCCTGCGCGACGCGGGCAACCCGGTCGGGCGCGGGGACCCGCTCGAAGCCGCGTACCTCCTGGCCTCCCAGGGCGGGCTCCGCGCCACCGAGGCCTACCACTCGGTCGCCGGCGCCGCCCGCGAGGCGATGGGCCTGCCCGAGGTGCGGGTGGAGGCCGGCTTCCCGGCGGAGCTGCTCGCCGTGCGCGGGGACCGGATCGCGAGCGTGCTGTCCCTCGCGTACAGCCGGATCGTGATCCACCGCGGGCGGGTGGTAGCCCGGACGAGTGCCGTACGGGAGTACTGCGACTCCGCCGTCGCGGTGGCCCTGGACCTGCCCCGGCAGGGCCGTATGGAGCCCGGTCCCTGA
- the rpmG gene encoding 50S ribosomal protein L33: MAATDVRPKITLACVECKERNYITKKNRRNNPDRLEMKKHCPRCNSHTAHRETR, from the coding sequence GTGGCTGCCACCGACGTCCGCCCGAAGATCACGCTGGCCTGCGTGGAGTGCAAGGAGCGGAACTACATCACCAAGAAGAACCGGCGTAACAACCCGGACCGTCTTGAGATGAAGAAGCACTGCCCGCGTTGCAACTCGCACACCGCGCACCGCGAGACCCGCTAA
- a CDS encoding MaoC family dehydratase N-terminal domain-containing protein: MALDQSFVGRSYPPTDPYEVGREKIREFAVAVGDANPVYADPEAAKACGHQDVIAPPTFVFAITFAAAGKVIDDPQLGLDYSRVVHGDQKFAYTRPVRAGDRLTVTSTIEAIKSLAGNDIVDIRGEVHDESGEHVVTAWTKLVSRAPEPAAEPVAAGSAPEEA, translated from the coding sequence ATGGCGCTCGACCAGTCCTTCGTGGGGCGGAGCTACCCGCCCACCGATCCGTACGAGGTCGGCCGGGAGAAGATCCGCGAATTCGCGGTCGCCGTGGGTGACGCCAATCCGGTGTACGCGGATCCCGAAGCAGCCAAGGCGTGCGGTCACCAGGACGTGATCGCCCCGCCGACCTTTGTGTTTGCCATCACGTTCGCGGCGGCCGGCAAGGTCATCGACGACCCGCAGCTGGGACTGGACTACAGCCGCGTCGTGCACGGCGACCAGAAGTTCGCGTACACCCGCCCCGTGCGGGCCGGTGACCGGCTGACGGTGACCTCGACCATCGAGGCCATCAAGTCGCTCGCGGGCAACGACATCGTCGACATCCGCGGTGAGGTCCACGACGAGTCCGGCGAGCACGTGGTGACCGCCTGGACGAAGCTCGTCTCCCGGGCGCCCGAGCCCGCCGCCGAGCCCGTCGCCGCCGGTTCCGCTCCCGAGGAGGCCTGA
- a CDS encoding MaoC family dehydratase: MAAQIQYDDVEVGTELPAASFPVTRATLVRYAGASGDFNPIHWNEKFATEVGLPDVIAHGMFTMAEAIRVVTDWVGDPGAVVEYGVRFTKPVVVPNDGQGALIEVTAKVAAKLDDNRVRVDLTAMSAGQKVLGMSRAVVALA; the protein is encoded by the coding sequence ATGGCTGCTCAGATCCAGTACGACGACGTCGAGGTCGGCACCGAGCTGCCGGCGGCGTCCTTCCCCGTCACGCGGGCGACGCTGGTGCGGTACGCGGGTGCGTCGGGCGACTTCAACCCGATCCACTGGAACGAGAAGTTCGCCACCGAGGTCGGACTGCCCGACGTGATCGCCCACGGCATGTTCACCATGGCCGAGGCGATCCGCGTGGTGACCGACTGGGTGGGCGACCCGGGTGCGGTCGTCGAGTACGGAGTGCGGTTCACGAAGCCGGTCGTCGTTCCGAACGACGGGCAGGGCGCGCTGATCGAGGTCACGGCCAAGGTCGCGGCGAAGCTGGACGACAACCGGGTGCGGGTCGACCTGACGGCCATGAGCGCCGGGCAGAAGGTGCTGGGGATGTCGCGCGCGGTGGTTGCCCTCGCGTAG
- a CDS encoding TetR/AcrR family transcriptional regulator, producing the protein MARMSAEERRESVILAAMGEFARGGYYGTSTEAIAKRVGVSQPYLFRLFPNKQAIFLAAAARCMEDIRLVFEEAAKDLPVEGEDAVEVLGAAYMKLIADQPEKLQMQLQTYVTVAAAEAAGEPEFGEMVRAAWMELWDTVHVPLGADVAETTTFLAYGMLINTLSAMGFPAQHRVWDGCYPGLRPQ; encoded by the coding sequence ATGGCAAGGATGAGTGCGGAAGAGCGGCGCGAGAGCGTGATCCTGGCGGCGATGGGCGAGTTCGCTCGGGGCGGGTACTACGGGACCTCCACCGAGGCGATCGCCAAGCGGGTCGGGGTGTCCCAGCCCTACCTGTTCCGGCTCTTTCCCAATAAGCAGGCCATCTTCCTGGCAGCCGCCGCGCGGTGCATGGAGGACATCCGGCTCGTCTTCGAGGAGGCCGCCAAGGACCTGCCGGTCGAGGGCGAGGATGCGGTCGAGGTGCTCGGCGCGGCCTACATGAAGCTGATCGCCGATCAGCCCGAGAAGTTGCAGATGCAGCTCCAGACGTACGTGACCGTCGCCGCCGCCGAAGCGGCCGGGGAGCCGGAGTTCGGCGAGATGGTGCGGGCCGCCTGGATGGAGCTGTGGGACACCGTCCACGTACCGCTCGGGGCGGACGTGGCCGAGACGACCACCTTCCTGGCCTACGGAATGCTGATCAACACCCTGTCCGCCATGGGGTTCCCGGCCCAGCACCGGGTCTGGGACGGCTGTTATCCGGGGCTGCGGCCCCAGTAG